A single region of the Ignavibacteria bacterium genome encodes:
- a CDS encoding S8 family serine peptidase: MRKLLLFFWVMSGLFLTAYSQPEVSTRLNRALQNSSNDEYVKGIIFLRDQVDVLKLDQELYKQKASPSLRAETVITALQNKASGTQRNLIKYLESKSVDRAVYTFKPFWVINAIAVEAKKSVFEELGNSMDLVAMDLDVPTYLDKPLNFRDAPKSEGKEAVEPGVKIINAHLLWQMGITGAGTIVMGEDTGVRHTHVALAARWRGNFAPANQAWLDPGAGTTTPSDCDGHGTHTMGTMVGRSASGDTVGVAPDAQWMAAKTICTGNSVTNHITAFQWAMDPDGNPATTSDMPASINNSWYEPATVNQCAGEFVQLFNAVEAAGIAICFSAGNSGPNPSTITMPKNINTNEVNVFAMAAIDGAAWLGGSTNPIASFSSRGPSTCGGTGSLLIKPEVSAPGVGVRSSYGSGDNSYSSLDGTSMASPHVAGAVALLKSAFPNLTGHQIKMALYQTARDLGAAGEDNNYGRGLIDVFAAYTLLATGPGFPGNPVPAIGATNIPLVSSPTLSWSNPAGTVKSTVYFSSDMNAVVTMNPSAIVRAGAVYTSYTHPSSLAYGTTYHWRIVVSDASDSTIGGVWSFATIPPPAPVAPTNVVANWTGANNQVTVNWTVPTTNINGNTIVVDSSVVWANGNLRLGKVNGTVNNFVADGLPTGIHVFNVVAYDSGYASQPGNSTPTGVGIYASVYSKKKYVAIRDLQSAVDTVLVPAMEANIVKVIVRLDTIMHTYDADLDIYLKAPDGTEIELSTDNGSSSDNYIGTIFDDEATALVTAGTAPFTGTFKPEGLLSTFANKQSAGAWILRVYDDANTDTGHVKGWTLTLITAAPVPVELSSFSVNAKGNSAELGWTTATETNNLGFEVERKSGNGSFEKVGFVAGKGTTTESNSYSFVDKGLTASNYTYRLKQVDLNGNFEYSSEVEVNVDMPVEFGLGQNYPNPFNPSTTINFALPVEAKVTLKVFDAIGQEVMTLVNGSIAAGNHSVVFDATKLNSGLYIYTINAEAAGGNKFSKTMKMMLLK; the protein is encoded by the coding sequence GTGAGAAAACTCTTACTGTTTTTCTGGGTTATGTCGGGATTGTTCCTGACAGCGTATTCGCAACCCGAAGTTTCCACCCGTTTAAACCGGGCACTGCAAAACAGCAGTAACGATGAATATGTGAAGGGAATTATCTTTCTTCGTGATCAGGTTGATGTTTTAAAACTCGATCAGGAGCTTTATAAACAGAAAGCCTCCCCTTCACTGCGTGCTGAAACCGTAATAACTGCCTTGCAGAACAAAGCGTCGGGCACTCAAAGAAATCTGATCAAATACCTTGAATCGAAATCTGTTGACAGAGCGGTTTATACATTTAAGCCATTCTGGGTTATTAATGCGATAGCAGTTGAAGCCAAAAAATCGGTTTTTGAAGAACTTGGCAACAGCATGGATCTGGTTGCCATGGATCTCGATGTCCCGACCTATCTCGACAAACCTTTAAATTTCAGGGACGCACCTAAATCTGAGGGAAAGGAAGCAGTTGAGCCGGGAGTAAAAATTATTAATGCACATCTGTTGTGGCAGATGGGTATTACCGGTGCCGGAACCATTGTAATGGGAGAAGACACCGGTGTCCGTCACACGCATGTGGCACTCGCTGCAAGGTGGAGAGGCAATTTTGCACCGGCTAATCAAGCATGGCTTGATCCGGGTGCCGGTACAACCACACCGTCTGATTGTGACGGACATGGCACTCATACGATGGGCACTATGGTCGGAAGATCTGCATCAGGTGATACTGTTGGTGTAGCCCCTGACGCACAGTGGATGGCAGCCAAAACCATTTGTACAGGCAATTCTGTGACGAACCACATAACTGCATTCCAATGGGCAATGGATCCCGACGGAAATCCTGCTACCACTTCTGATATGCCCGCATCAATTAACAACAGCTGGTACGAACCCGCTACAGTTAATCAATGCGCCGGAGAATTTGTACAGTTATTTAATGCCGTTGAAGCAGCAGGTATCGCAATCTGTTTTTCGGCAGGTAACAGCGGACCAAATCCTTCAACCATCACCATGCCAAAAAACATAAACACAAATGAAGTGAATGTTTTTGCTATGGCTGCAATAGATGGTGCAGCATGGCTCGGTGGAAGTACGAACCCGATAGCCAGTTTCTCAAGCCGCGGTCCTTCGACTTGTGGAGGCACCGGATCACTTCTGATCAAGCCTGAAGTTTCTGCGCCCGGTGTTGGAGTCAGATCCTCTTATGGGAGTGGTGACAATTCCTATTCGAGTCTTGACGGTACATCAATGGCATCACCCCATGTTGCGGGTGCTGTTGCATTGTTGAAATCTGCTTTCCCGAATCTGACAGGCCATCAAATTAAAATGGCTCTCTATCAGACTGCCCGCGATCTCGGAGCAGCCGGTGAAGATAACAACTATGGAAGAGGACTTATTGATGTTTTTGCTGCATACACATTGCTCGCAACAGGACCGGGATTCCCGGGCAATCCTGTTCCAGCGATCGGTGCAACAAACATTCCTTTGGTTAGTTCACCAACACTTTCGTGGTCGAACCCTGCCGGAACTGTTAAATCGACAGTTTATTTCTCATCAGACATGAATGCTGTTGTAACGATGAATCCTTCAGCCATTGTGAGAGCCGGTGCGGTTTATACATCTTATACGCATCCTTCATCTCTGGCATATGGTACCACATATCACTGGAGAATAGTTGTTTCCGATGCAAGCGATTCGACAATCGGTGGTGTATGGTCATTTGCTACAATTCCACCTCCTGCTCCAGTAGCTCCGACTAATGTAGTTGCGAACTGGACTGGTGCAAACAATCAGGTGACTGTGAACTGGACTGTACCGACAACAAACATCAACGGAAATACAATTGTTGTCGATTCTTCAGTTGTTTGGGCAAATGGAAACCTTCGCCTCGGAAAAGTTAACGGTACTGTCAACAATTTCGTTGCTGACGGGTTACCAACCGGAATACATGTGTTTAATGTTGTCGCTTACGACAGTGGATATGCAAGCCAGCCCGGAAATTCAACTCCGACCGGTGTTGGTATATATGCATCGGTATATTCGAAGAAGAAATATGTTGCCATCCGAGATCTCCAAAGTGCAGTTGATACAGTACTCGTCCCTGCGATGGAAGCTAACATTGTGAAAGTTATTGTTCGCCTTGACACCATAATGCATACTTATGATGCTGATTTGGATATTTACTTAAAAGCTCCTGATGGCACAGAGATCGAGCTTTCTACTGATAACGGTTCGTCGAGTGATAACTACATTGGTACGATATTCGATGATGAAGCAACAGCTCTTGTTACTGCTGGAACTGCTCCATTTACGGGAACTTTCAAACCTGAAGGTTTGCTTTCAACCTTCGCTAACAAACAGTCGGCGGGTGCTTGGATTCTCAGAGTATACGATGACGCAAATACGGATACAGGGCATGTTAAAGGGTGGACACTCACACTTATAACAGCAGCCCCTGTTCCTGTTGAACTTTCTTCTTTCTCTGTTAATGCAAAAGGTAATTCCGCAGAGCTTGGTTGGACAACTGCCACAGAGACCAATAACCTTGGTTTTGAAGTGGAAAGAAAATCAGGAAACGGATCATTTGAAAAAGTTGGATTTGTAGCCGGCAAGGGCACAACAACTGAATCGAACAGCTACTCGTTTGTTGACAAAGGTCTGACAGCATCCAACTACACTTACAGGCTTAAACAAGTTGACTTGAATGGTAACTTCGAATACAGCAGTGAAGTTGAAGTAAATGTTGATATGCCAGTTGAATTTGGACTTGGTCAGAATTATCCGAATCCATTCAATCCTTCAACAACCATTAATTTCGCTCTTCCTGTCGAAGCAAAAGTAACCCTAAAGGTTTTTGATGCAATTGGTCAGGAAGTTATGACACTCGTTAATGGCAGCATCGCCGCAGGCAACCATTCAGTGGTTTTTGATGCAACTAAGCTGAACAGCGGACTCTACATTTATACGATAAATGCAGAGGCAGCGGGTGGCAACAAGTTCTCGAAAACGATGAAAATGATGCTTCTGAAGTAA